The Streptomyces sp. HSG2 genome has a segment encoding these proteins:
- a CDS encoding chemotaxis protein, protein MEHDFTPAALTDLRRPRPYPAVTVLTPTHRRGRDATQDRLRLRHAVSEAKRRIATDPAVDRERRVDVTRRLDRALAEVDPALAEDGLALFAAPGEHHVWALSRTVPERVVVSDTFLTRNLVAAHTADRPYWVLAVSAARVSLWSGTPDRVVEARVAGFPATRPREDFDPERRERIGDAPSTFREEGTRRFLREADAALGGVLRRHPRPLYVTGPRAALAQLDGAGVSARGAVHIPHGGLAQGPAEAVWQAVRPLIAAEESRSADAVARELESARGRRDFAAGVDELWQSARSGRVRLLAVEENYRATVVDAGDHLEPAEADDPGVREDIVDEIVERCFDTGADIRFVPDGTLGENHGIAGVLRY, encoded by the coding sequence ATGGAGCACGACTTCACTCCCGCGGCCCTCACCGACCTGCGGCGCCCCCGCCCCTACCCGGCGGTGACCGTGCTGACGCCGACCCACCGGCGCGGACGCGACGCCACCCAGGACCGACTCCGACTGCGTCACGCGGTCTCCGAGGCCAAGAGACGGATAGCGACCGACCCCGCGGTCGACCGGGAGCGGCGCGTAGACGTGACGCGCCGGCTCGACCGGGCGCTGGCCGAGGTCGACCCCGCTCTCGCGGAGGACGGCCTGGCGCTCTTCGCCGCCCCCGGGGAGCACCATGTGTGGGCTCTGTCACGCACCGTGCCCGAGCGCGTGGTGGTGTCGGACACCTTCCTGACGCGCAACCTGGTGGCCGCGCACACCGCGGACCGGCCCTACTGGGTGTTGGCCGTCTCCGCGGCCCGGGTCAGCCTCTGGAGCGGCACGCCGGACCGGGTCGTCGAGGCACGCGTGGCGGGCTTCCCGGCGACCCGGCCCCGGGAGGACTTCGACCCCGAGCGGCGGGAACGCATCGGCGACGCGCCCAGCACCTTCCGGGAGGAGGGGACCCGCCGGTTCCTCCGGGAGGCGGACGCCGCGCTCGGCGGGGTGCTCCGACGCCATCCGCGTCCGCTGTACGTCACGGGCCCGCGAGCGGCGCTCGCGCAGCTCGACGGGGCGGGCGTCTCGGCCCGGGGCGCGGTCCACATACCGCACGGTGGGCTGGCCCAGGGGCCGGCGGAGGCGGTGTGGCAGGCGGTCCGCCCGCTGATCGCCGCCGAGGAATCGCGGTCCGCCGACGCCGTGGCGAGGGAGTTGGAGTCCGCGCGTGGGCGGAGGGACTTCGCGGCCGGCGTCGACGAACTCTGGCAGAGCGCGCGATCGGGCCGGGTCCGACTGCTGGCGGTGGAGGAGAACTACCGGGCCACGGTGGTCGACGCCGGCGACCACCTGGAGCCCGCCGAGGCGGACGACCCCGGTGTCCGTGAGGACATCGTGGACGAGATCGTGGAGCGGTGTTTCGACACGGGTGCCGACATCCGCTTCGTCCCCGACGGCACGCTCGGCGAGAACCACGGCATCGCCGGCGTGCTGCGGTACTGA
- a CDS encoding aminoglycoside phosphotransferase family protein: MYATSSPVSAPSRSSHARPAGSGPYLAPARPAAPVIGTGRPRNNGAVPGDPSLGGRIDLSGPQGAQVRAAVASVQRVCPEFTPVQVLRRSGRSVLLVGTTGRGTAVAKCLSDHSPAWADRIRHEIAAYRSFVRHRPPVRVPRLIAADPEDCALVVERMPGRVAALHRHPAEAPPRPDIRTALGAICRLNAWRPPAGTFGAPLDYAERISRDHERGLLTDRDLGDLQKLLRGIARAGGRHGMGQFCHGDALLSNILLSPAGPVLLDWEHAGWYLPGYDLATLWSVLGDAPLARRQISQIAQASGPAARDGFLVNLMLVLTREIRTYEMAVQRASRESVASAPPGALPSGEEQRLLLRRLHDDCQTARSAVRAAVGTR, translated from the coding sequence ATGTACGCAACCTCGTCCCCCGTGTCCGCCCCGTCCCGGTCGTCGCACGCCCGTCCGGCGGGCAGCGGTCCCTATCTCGCCCCGGCCCGTCCGGCCGCCCCGGTGATCGGGACGGGGCGCCCTCGGAACAACGGAGCCGTCCCCGGCGACCCCTCGCTCGGCGGCAGGATCGACCTGTCGGGGCCGCAGGGCGCCCAGGTACGCGCCGCGGTCGCCTCGGTGCAGCGTGTCTGCCCCGAGTTCACGCCGGTGCAGGTGTTGCGGCGCAGTGGGCGGTCCGTCCTGCTGGTCGGCACCACCGGGCGCGGCACGGCCGTCGCCAAGTGCTTATCGGACCACTCGCCCGCCTGGGCCGACCGGATCCGCCACGAGATAGCGGCCTACCGTTCGTTCGTCCGGCACCGGCCCCCGGTGCGCGTACCGAGGCTGATCGCGGCGGATCCGGAGGACTGCGCACTCGTCGTGGAACGCATGCCCGGCCGGGTGGCGGCCCTCCACCGGCATCCGGCGGAGGCACCGCCACGCCCGGACATCCGGACGGCGCTCGGCGCGATCTGCCGGCTGAACGCCTGGCGCCCCCCGGCGGGGACCTTCGGGGCGCCCCTCGACTACGCGGAGCGGATCTCCCGCGACCACGAACGGGGCCTGCTCACCGATCGGGACCTCGGCGATCTCCAGAAGCTGCTGCGCGGCATCGCGCGGGCGGGTGGTCGCCACGGCATGGGGCAGTTCTGCCACGGCGACGCCTTGCTGTCCAACATCCTGCTCTCCCCCGCGGGCCCGGTGCTGTTGGACTGGGAACACGCCGGTTGGTACCTCCCCGGCTACGACCTGGCCACGCTCTGGTCGGTGCTCGGGGACGCGCCCTTGGCGCGCCGTCAGATCAGCCAGATCGCACAGGCGTCCGGTCCCGCAGCCCGAGACGGGTTCCTGGTGAACCTGATGCTGGTGCTGACCAGGGAGATCCGGACGTACGAGATGGCGGTGCAGCGAGCCTCGCGGGAGTCGGTGGCTTCGGCGCCGCCCGGGGCGTTGCCCTCCGGAGAGGAACAGAGGTTGCTGCTGCGTCGGTTGCACGACGACTGCCAGACGGCCCGTAGCGCGGTACGGGCGGCGGTCGGCACCCGCTGA
- a CDS encoding universal stress protein — protein sequence MSTLPVIAAVDGSDDSLRALDWARDAARRRTAPLRVVHVRQYPGGGRPEILAVAPPETYADPVLEEARDRSARSSRGLAVEYVGMDGPASTVLPALGAGAGLLVLGSRGRGGFASLLLGSTSLAAARAADCPVVVVPRPSEEEPEESSPGAGPRVVVGLPTDGPDDAVLDFAFAEADMLGAALHVVSAYPAPVQPWVAPGQMIPPMIDETVAEDETRALVDGFLSSHRAGRPDVRVEVHAAPGGAAGHLVAASRGAALVVVGRHRRRFLAPARMMGSVTQAVVLHAACPAAVVPLAPAEE from the coding sequence ATGAGCACCCTGCCGGTCATCGCCGCGGTGGACGGTTCGGACGACAGTCTGCGCGCCCTCGACTGGGCCCGCGATGCGGCCCGTCGGCGCACGGCCCCGCTGCGCGTCGTCCACGTGCGCCAGTACCCCGGCGGGGGACGTCCCGAGATCCTCGCCGTCGCCCCGCCCGAGACCTACGCGGACCCGGTGCTGGAGGAGGCGCGCGACCGGTCGGCCCGATCGTCGCGGGGCCTTGCCGTCGAGTACGTCGGCATGGACGGTCCCGCCTCGACCGTGCTGCCCGCGCTGGGGGCGGGGGCCGGCCTCCTGGTGCTCGGGTCCCGAGGGCGCGGGGGTTTCGCCAGTCTGCTGCTGGGGTCCACCTCGCTGGCCGCGGCGCGGGCCGCCGATTGCCCGGTCGTCGTCGTCCCCCGCCCCTCCGAGGAGGAGCCCGAGGAGTCTTCCCCGGGCGCCGGGCCGAGGGTGGTCGTCGGCCTGCCGACGGACGGCCCGGACGACGCCGTCCTCGACTTCGCCTTCGCCGAGGCCGACATGCTGGGCGCGGCACTGCACGTCGTCAGTGCCTATCCCGCACCGGTGCAGCCCTGGGTGGCGCCGGGACAGATGATCCCGCCCATGATCGACGAGACCGTCGCCGAGGACGAGACGCGAGCCCTGGTCGACGGCTTTCTGAGTTCCCACCGCGCGGGCCGTCCCGACGTCCGTGTCGAGGTTCACGCCGCCCCCGGGGGCGCGGCCGGGCACCTGGTCGCCGCGTCGCGAGGGGCGGCCCTGGTCGTCGTGGGGCGGCACCGCCGTCGGTTCCTCGCACCCGCTCGCATGATGGGTTCGGTCACCCAGGCCGTCGTGCTGCACGCGGCCTGCCCCGCCGCCGTGGTCCCGCTCGCGCCGGCGGAGGAGTGA